The Bacteroidota bacterium genome includes a region encoding these proteins:
- a CDS encoding efflux RND transporter periplasmic adaptor subunit: MKRIIVVALATVFIASCGQPEEVDKELGNLLHQRDSMQELISKVSQQLNEVKKQINLKDTTIQIKSVLVSTVVLKPEKFEHYLEVHGIVETRKNITLNAEINSVIRTIKVFEGEKVTKGQVLVVLDQEIIQKNINEVETAFEYANTVFQRQEKLWKQNIGSEMQYLEAKNRKESMEQKLKTLKSQREMTIVKAPFSGIVDEIFPKEGEMASPMAPLIRLMNLDEMYITADLPENYLKTIKEGNQVMIKFPSLDIEMASKIGRVGQFINPANRTFKVQINLDKSNEVLKPNLLAIMLIKTFEKDSAAVVSSAAIQYDAKGKEFVFVVQKDGLGYFAKRSDIKSGQSYNNKTFIFEGLSGNEQIIIEGARGLKENDKINVSQ, translated from the coding sequence ATGAAAAGAATTATTGTTGTTGCATTGGCAACTGTTTTTATTGCCTCCTGTGGCCAACCAGAAGAAGTTGACAAGGAATTGGGAAACTTATTACACCAAAGGGATTCTATGCAGGAATTGATTTCAAAGGTATCCCAACAATTGAATGAGGTAAAGAAACAAATTAATTTAAAAGACACTACCATTCAAATAAAATCAGTGCTTGTGTCAACTGTTGTACTTAAACCTGAAAAATTCGAACATTATCTTGAAGTTCATGGTATTGTGGAAACAAGGAAAAACATAACACTAAATGCGGAGATCAACAGTGTTATACGAACCATTAAAGTTTTTGAAGGGGAGAAAGTAACAAAGGGACAAGTGCTTGTTGTACTTGATCAGGAAATTATTCAAAAGAATATAAATGAAGTGGAAACTGCTTTTGAATATGCAAACACTGTTTTTCAGCGTCAAGAAAAACTCTGGAAGCAAAACATAGGTTCTGAAATGCAGTACCTGGAGGCAAAAAACAGGAAAGAATCCATGGAACAAAAACTTAAAACATTAAAGTCTCAGCGAGAAATGACTATTGTTAAAGCTCCATTTAGTGGAATAGTTGATGAGATATTTCCAAAAGAAGGAGAAATGGCAAGCCCAATGGCCCCACTAATTAGATTAATGAACCTTGATGAGATGTACATAACTGCAGATTTACCTGAAAACTATCTTAAAACAATTAAGGAAGGCAACCAGGTAATGATAAAATTTCCTTCTCTTGACATAGAAATGGCAAGCAAAATAGGCCGCGTGGGACAATTTATTAATCCTGCCAACAGAACATTCAAGGTTCAGATAAATTTAGATAAATCAAATGAAGTATTAAAGCCAAATCTACTCGCTATTATGTTGATAAAAACATTCGAAAAGGATTCTGCCGCAGTAGTTTCTTCTGCTGCTATTCAATATGATGCAAAAGGGAAAGAGTTTGTTTTTGTAGTGCAGAAAGATGGTTTGGGGTACTTTGCCAAAAGATCAGATATTAAAAGCGGACAATCCTATAACAATAAGACCTTTATTTTCGAGGGACTCTCCGGGAATGAGCAAATAATTATAGAAGGGGCCAGAGGACTTAAGGAAAACGATAAAATAAACGTGAGCCAATAA
- a CDS encoding TolC family protein — MRYFHAKTFFFCFFLLCLSKLAVHGQSSGGVQNTSSKNSETLRLSLEQATNYALTHNYSVINARLEVEIAKKKILETTTIGLPQVNGEINFQNMLNIPTQVLPAKAFNPMAEYGELVAVQFGTNYTAAVGLTATQLIFDGAYIVGLQASKTYGKLSKNQLGKTQNDLKANVAQAYYSALVAKENIRILGQSIENSKKLLSETNEVYKSGFIEENDVDQLNLLVQNLQNSLKRSERQADLALQLLKFQIGLDIDNQIELTENLDEILLSLNIENLYNTDFQSSKHIDYQLMLNQQNLMQLNLKKEKYAYLPSIGAFLSHQENALRNEFTFFENGPWYPTTVWGVSIKVPIFDSGMKYAKIKQAKMEYEKTIISTTQVEQSLKLQAQTSKADLISSYERLLTEKQNLLLAEKIQNKTLIKYQEGLASSLDLNQVQNQLLSTQGNYINTVFDLLNAKSRFDKAMNFNQSTN, encoded by the coding sequence ATGAGGTATTTCCACGCAAAAACTTTCTTTTTTTGTTTTTTTTTACTTTGCCTTTCTAAACTAGCTGTCCATGGACAAAGTAGTGGAGGTGTTCAAAATACAAGTTCAAAAAATAGTGAAACATTAAGGTTAAGTCTTGAACAAGCAACAAATTATGCATTAACGCATAATTACAGTGTAATTAATGCCAGGCTAGAAGTAGAAATAGCCAAGAAAAAAATTCTGGAAACCACCACTATAGGACTACCCCAGGTTAACGGGGAAATTAATTTCCAGAACATGCTAAACATTCCTACCCAGGTTCTTCCTGCAAAAGCGTTTAACCCTATGGCAGAGTATGGAGAACTAGTTGCAGTACAATTCGGAACAAATTATACCGCTGCTGTTGGCCTAACAGCAACACAATTGATTTTTGACGGAGCTTATATAGTTGGACTACAGGCTTCTAAAACCTATGGAAAACTTTCCAAAAATCAACTGGGGAAAACCCAAAATGATTTAAAAGCAAATGTAGCACAGGCCTATTATTCTGCACTGGTAGCAAAAGAAAATATTCGTATTCTGGGGCAAAGCATTGAAAACAGCAAAAAGCTTTTATCTGAAACCAATGAAGTATACAAAAGTGGATTTATTGAGGAAAATGATGTTGATCAATTAAACCTGCTGGTGCAAAACCTGCAAAATTCTTTAAAGCGAAGTGAAAGGCAAGCGGATTTAGCCCTGCAACTGCTTAAATTTCAAATAGGGCTTGATATTGATAATCAAATTGAATTAACCGAAAACCTGGATGAAATTTTACTTTCATTGAACATAGAAAATCTATACAACACGGATTTTCAATCCAGTAAACACATTGATTATCAACTTATGCTCAACCAGCAAAACCTGATGCAATTAAACCTGAAAAAAGAAAAGTATGCTTATTTACCTTCTATTGGAGCCTTTTTAAGTCACCAGGAAAATGCATTGCGCAATGAATTTACTTTTTTTGAAAATGGTCCCTGGTATCCAACAACAGTATGGGGAGTGAGTATAAAGGTTCCAATTTTTGACAGTGGTATGAAGTATGCAAAAATAAAACAGGCTAAAATGGAATATGAGAAAACAATAATTTCTACGACCCAGGTAGAACAAAGTCTGAAACTTCAGGCACAAACATCAAAAGCAGATTTAATTAGTTCCTATGAGAGGCTTTTAACAGAAAAACAAAATCTGTTACTTGCTGAAAAAATTCAAAACAAAACACTCATTAAATATCAGGAAGGGCTTGCATCTAGCCTTGACCTGAACCAGGTACAAAATCAACTTTTATCTACACAAGGAAATTACATTAACACTGTATTTGACCTGCTTAATGCAAAATCCAGGTTTGATAAGGCAATGAATTTCAACCAATCAACCAATTGA
- a CDS encoding TetR/AcrR family transcriptional regulator yields the protein MRNGIKSMTMDDIARNLGLSKKTLYKSFKDKADLVYKVLENYLEEDKKALNSICLLKYNAIDEMYAITKHVGEQIKDIHPSIHFDLEKYYPQAWQIFINYKLNFIFSCVKANLEKGIEEQLYRENLNAAIIAKIHISRIEAIFDSNIFPVSEFRFTDVHNQVMRYHIRGIASEKGLKYMIKKYKNTNLDLI from the coding sequence ATGCGTAACGGCATAAAAAGCATGACAATGGATGATATTGCCAGAAATCTTGGACTTTCTAAAAAAACCCTTTATAAATCATTTAAAGACAAGGCTGATTTGGTTTACAAGGTTCTGGAAAATTACCTGGAGGAAGATAAAAAAGCGCTGAATAGCATTTGTTTATTAAAATACAATGCAATTGATGAAATGTATGCCATTACTAAACATGTTGGTGAACAAATTAAAGATATCCATCCATCCATACATTTTGACCTGGAAAAATATTATCCCCAAGCCTGGCAAATATTTATTAATTATAAATTAAACTTTATTTTCTCCTGTGTAAAAGCGAATTTGGAAAAAGGAATAGAAGAGCAATTGTATCGTGAAAATCTTAATGCAGCCATCATTGCCAAAATCCATATTTCCAGAATTGAAGCAATTTTCGATTCAAATATATTTCCAGTTTCTGAATTTAGATTCACCGATGTGCATAATCAAGTGATGCGCTATCATATTCGTGGAATTGCAAGTGAAAAAGGATTAAAATACATGATCAAAAAATATAAAAACACCAATCTTGATTTAATATGA